The proteins below are encoded in one region of Bombus terrestris chromosome 7, iyBomTerr1.2, whole genome shotgun sequence:
- the LOC100649331 gene encoding protein halfway isoform X2 — protein sequence MKDQLDLQMQWFAIMMCLYAGVASARTEEDQQTSSSTSIIGISDGLLEQCFYRQSSECPDVKTTRCSCKKIVVAHNNPEGNAVLCCNLDVQNFDSELSCAGFPSNISYIHIRNATLDIFNVSEIRWRRLKSLAITDGKINRVKGQFRMMTPTVCLNLSNNALIEVENNSLTRLAQLTTLDLSYNNLTHLPALNTMNGREFWLDISGTNTLWCHDIYQYINKTGEKQINFNHENETVCSASKTWHWFNTTEQVPLKQVRYLSLLQTECPKGDTWQCQCNFRRLDIVEGKPPTLVVNVDCSGIQITELPEKLPRNTIALNVSCNNITALDDLSTNPSYEDIREFYADYNHISSINKLEGSKFLDNYALLSLRYNKIKSLPTYILSPNTHDKSFISSRLVKLGGNELHCDCNTAKYLKVWLQTRILDSDEVLCENVKEKVVDLEPSKMCVYPGDWTDYIYYIIATEVVLLISLIAKVSYDYWIFKTAGYLPWPANKMPKLPCDWLCET from the exons ATGAAG gATCAATTGGATTTGCAGATGCAGTGGTTTGCCATAATGATGTGTTTATATGCTGGTGTAGCAAGTGCAAGGACAGAAGAAGATCAACAAACATCCTCTTCAACTTCAATTATTGGGATATCTGATGGTCTTTTAGAACAATGCTTTTATCGGCAATCCAGTGAATGTCCTGATGTTAAAACAACTCGATGTTCTTGTAAGAAAATTGTTGTAGCCCATAATAATCCTGAGGGCAATGCTGTACTTTGTTGCAACTTGGATGTTCAGAACTTTGATTCGGAACTTTCCTGTGCag GATTTCCATCAAACatatcatacatacatataagaaATGCAACATTGGATATATTCAATGTAAGTGAAATTCGGTGGAGAAGGCTAAAGTCACTTGCAATTACCGATGGTAAAATTAATAGAGTGAAGGGACAGTTTCGAATGATGACACCAACAGTTTGCTTGAATCTTTCAAACAATGCTCTCATCGAAGTAGAGAATAATTCACTTACTCGATTAGCTCAACTCACTACTTTGGATTTGTCTTATAATAATCTCACACATTTACCAGCCTTAAATACAATGAATGGCCGAGAATTTTGGCTTGATATTTCAG GAACAAATACACTTTGGTGTCATGACATTTaccaatatattaataaaacaggagaaaagcaaattaatttcaatcatgAAAATGAAACTGTATGTTCAGCTAGTAAGACTTGGCATTGGTTCAACACTACAGAACAAGTTCCATTGAAACAAGTTCGATATCTTAGTTTG TTGCAAACAGAATGTCCAAAAGGTGATACATGGCAATGTCAATGCAACTTCAGAAGATTGGATATTGTCGAAGGTAAACCACCGACTTTAGTGGTAAATGTAGATTGTAGCGGAATTCAAATTACCGAATTACCTGAAAAATTACCTCGCAATACTATAGCCCTGAATGTATCATGTAATAAT aTCACTGCATTAGATGATCTGAGTACCAATCCATCTTATGAAGATATAAGAGAGTTTTATGCAGACTACAATCATATATCGtctataaataaattagaaggGTCCAAATTTTTAGATAATTATGCTTTACTTAGTTTacgatacaataaaattaaatct CTTCCAACATACATTTTAAGTCCTAATACTCATGACAAAAGTTTTATCAGTTCGCGATTAGTAAAGCTTGGAGGAAATGAATTACATTGTGATTGTAACACGGCCAAGTACCTAAAg GTATGGTTACAAACTCGCATATTAGATTCCGATGAAGTATTGTGCGAAAATGTAAAGGAAAAAGTTGTTGACTTAGAACCTTCAAAAATGTGCGTTTATCCTGGTGATTGGAcagattatatttattatattattgctaCAGAAGTCGTGCTATTGATAAGCTTGATAGCTAAAGTATCTTATGATTATTGGATTTTTAAAACGGCAGGTTACCTTCCATGGCCAGCAAATAAAATGCCTAAACTACCTTGTGATTGGCTATGTGAaacctaa
- the LOC100649451 gene encoding probable ATP-dependent RNA helicase DDX52 isoform X1: MDAYELFRKLSTGVKFDKKRFQVDAERFQLVSKQSENGDNDDKMNIKAFDNINHSTLCEKRKYDEVEKETENINDLILLDGMSIPQNKNKKCKVALTEEKRLKLEKEKINQFRNHHHISVTGNCIPKPISEFDELSTTYNISKKLIHNITNCGYKCPTPIQMQAIPVMLQGRNVLACAPTGSGKTAAFLLPIIHYLGGPEKKGFRTVILSPTRELAKQTYRECLRLSEGYNFRVHIISKVNQALNKYGLKSSQKFDILITTPKRIIYLLNQDPPAISFSNVEWLIVDEVDKLFEDGTRCFRDQLETISKSCTNENLHKAMFSATNTPIVTKWCRRNLKGLITVTVGHRNAATDLVEQELLFVGAERGKLVALRNIIQKGVLPPVLVFVQSKERAQELFNELIYDGVNVDVIHADRTQTQRDNVVRCFREGKIWVLICTELMARGIDFKGVNLVINYDFPPSAISYVHRIGRTGRAGHKGKAITFFTVQDTTNLRSIATIMRESGCNVPDYMLAMKKHSKRERRKHERKAPIRERISTVPTFKRVETFKKRKVAINDSKKKNELESKENKDKKINTKHLKKEK, encoded by the exons ATGGATGCATATGAACTATTTCGAAAACTTTCTACTGgtgtaaaatttgataaaaagcgTTTTCAAGTTGATGCAGAAAGATTTCAG CTTGTCAGCAAACAATCTGAAAATGGAGATAATGATGATAAAATGAACATTAAAGCCTTTGATAATATAAATCATTCAACATTAtgtgagaaaagaaaatatgatgAGGTCGAGAAAGAAACTGAAAACATTAATGACTTGATATTACTTGATGGAATGTCTATTcctcaaaataaaaataagaagtgTAAAGTAGCCTTAACTGAAGAAAAACGGTTAaagttagaaaaagaaaag ATTAATCAATTTCGTAATCATCATCACATAAGTGTCACAGGCAATTGTATACCTAAACCTATCTCAGAATTTGATGAACTATCAACAACTTACAATATAtctaaaaaattaatacataatattacaaattgtGGTTATAAATGTCCGACTCCAATTCAAATGCAGGCTATACCTGTCATGCTGCAA GGTAGAAATGTACTAGCTTGTGCCCCAACTGGATCTGGAAAAACAGCTGCATTTCTGTTACCTATAATTCATTATTTAGGTGGACCAGAAAAGAAAGGATTTAGAACTGTTATATTAAGTCCAACAAGAGAATTAGCAAAACAAACATATAGAGAATGTTTACGTCTTAGTGAAGGTTACAATTTTAGAGTTCATATTATAAGTAAAGTGAATCAAGCATTAAACAAATATGGACTTAAAAGTTCACAGAAATTTG atATATTAATCACTACACCAAAAAGAATAATATACCTGTTGAATCAGGATCCACCAGCTATTTCCTTTAgcaa tgTTGAATGGTTAATTGTGGATGAAGTAGATAAACTCTTTGAGGATGGGACAAGGTGCTTCAGAGACCAGCTAGAAACAATTTCAAAGTCATGTACAAATGAAAACTTACATAAAGCAATGTTTAGTGCAACCAATACTCCTATAGTGACCAAATGGTGTAGACGTAATCTGAAAGGTCTTATAACAGTTACTGTTGGACACAg AAATGCTGCAACAGACTTAGTAGAACAAGAATTGTTATTTGTTGGGGCAGAGAGAGGAAAACTTGTGGCacttagaaatattattcaaaag GGAGTATTACCACCTGTACTAGTATTTGTGCAAAGCAAGGAAAGAGCACAAGAATTATTTAACGAACTTATATATGATGGAGTCAATGTTGATGTTATTCACGCTGATAGAACACAAACGCAG CGAGACAATGTCGTTCGTTGTTTTAGAGAAGGAAAAATATGGGTATTAATATGTACAGAATTAATGGCAAGAGGTATTGATTTCAAAGGTGTAAATCTTGTTATTAATTACGATTTTCCACCATCTGCTATTTCTTATGTTCATAGAATTG GTCGCACTGGTAGAGCTGGACATAAAGGAAAAGCAATTACTTTTTTTACTGTACAAGATACTACAAATTTGAGGAG tataGCTACTATCATGCGTGAATCTGGTTGTAATGTTCCTGATTATATGTTAGCCATGAAAAAACATAGTAAAAGGGAAAGACGGAAACATGAACGCAAGGCTCCTATTAGAGAAAGGATATCAACTGTACCTACATTCAAACGCgtagaaacatttaaaaaaag AAAAGTTGCTATAAACGAttccaaaaagaaaaatgaattagAAAGTAAAgagaataaagataaaaaaataaatacaaaacatttaaaaaaagagaaatag
- the LOC100649331 gene encoding protein halfway isoform X3 — protein MFELCSRMQWFAIMMCLYAGVASARTEEDQQTSSSTSIIGISDGLLEQCFYRQSSECPDVKTTRCSCKKIVVAHNNPEGNAVLCCNLDVQNFDSELSCAGFPSNISYIHIRNATLDIFNVSEIRWRRLKSLAITDGKINRVKGQFRMMTPTVCLNLSNNALIEVENNSLTRLAQLTTLDLSYNNLTHLPALNTMNGREFWLDISGTNTLWCHDIYQYINKTGEKQINFNHENETVCSASKTWHWFNTTEQVPLKQVRYLSLLQTECPKGDTWQCQCNFRRLDIVEGKPPTLVVNVDCSGIQITELPEKLPRNTIALNVSCNNITALDDLSTNPSYEDIREFYADYNHISSINKLEGSKFLDNYALLSLRYNKIKSLPTYILSPNTHDKSFISSRLVKLGGNELHCDCNTAKYLKVWLQTRILDSDEVLCENVKEKVVDLEPSKMCVYPGDWTDYIYYIIATEVVLLISLIAKVSYDYWIFKTAGYLPWPANKMPKLPCDWLCET, from the exons ATGTTCGAGCTATGTTCGAGA ATGCAGTGGTTTGCCATAATGATGTGTTTATATGCTGGTGTAGCAAGTGCAAGGACAGAAGAAGATCAACAAACATCCTCTTCAACTTCAATTATTGGGATATCTGATGGTCTTTTAGAACAATGCTTTTATCGGCAATCCAGTGAATGTCCTGATGTTAAAACAACTCGATGTTCTTGTAAGAAAATTGTTGTAGCCCATAATAATCCTGAGGGCAATGCTGTACTTTGTTGCAACTTGGATGTTCAGAACTTTGATTCGGAACTTTCCTGTGCag GATTTCCATCAAACatatcatacatacatataagaaATGCAACATTGGATATATTCAATGTAAGTGAAATTCGGTGGAGAAGGCTAAAGTCACTTGCAATTACCGATGGTAAAATTAATAGAGTGAAGGGACAGTTTCGAATGATGACACCAACAGTTTGCTTGAATCTTTCAAACAATGCTCTCATCGAAGTAGAGAATAATTCACTTACTCGATTAGCTCAACTCACTACTTTGGATTTGTCTTATAATAATCTCACACATTTACCAGCCTTAAATACAATGAATGGCCGAGAATTTTGGCTTGATATTTCAG GAACAAATACACTTTGGTGTCATGACATTTaccaatatattaataaaacaggagaaaagcaaattaatttcaatcatgAAAATGAAACTGTATGTTCAGCTAGTAAGACTTGGCATTGGTTCAACACTACAGAACAAGTTCCATTGAAACAAGTTCGATATCTTAGTTTG TTGCAAACAGAATGTCCAAAAGGTGATACATGGCAATGTCAATGCAACTTCAGAAGATTGGATATTGTCGAAGGTAAACCACCGACTTTAGTGGTAAATGTAGATTGTAGCGGAATTCAAATTACCGAATTACCTGAAAAATTACCTCGCAATACTATAGCCCTGAATGTATCATGTAATAAT aTCACTGCATTAGATGATCTGAGTACCAATCCATCTTATGAAGATATAAGAGAGTTTTATGCAGACTACAATCATATATCGtctataaataaattagaaggGTCCAAATTTTTAGATAATTATGCTTTACTTAGTTTacgatacaataaaattaaatct CTTCCAACATACATTTTAAGTCCTAATACTCATGACAAAAGTTTTATCAGTTCGCGATTAGTAAAGCTTGGAGGAAATGAATTACATTGTGATTGTAACACGGCCAAGTACCTAAAg GTATGGTTACAAACTCGCATATTAGATTCCGATGAAGTATTGTGCGAAAATGTAAAGGAAAAAGTTGTTGACTTAGAACCTTCAAAAATGTGCGTTTATCCTGGTGATTGGAcagattatatttattatattattgctaCAGAAGTCGTGCTATTGATAAGCTTGATAGCTAAAGTATCTTATGATTATTGGATTTTTAAAACGGCAGGTTACCTTCCATGGCCAGCAAATAAAATGCCTAAACTACCTTGTGATTGGCTATGTGAaacctaa
- the LOC100649331 gene encoding protein halfway isoform X5 gives MQWFAIMMCLYAGVASARTEEDQQTSSSTSIIGISDGLLEQCFYRQSSECPDVKTTRCSCKKIVVAHNNPEGNAVLCCNLDVQNFDSELSCAGFPSNISYIHIRNATLDIFNVSEIRWRRLKSLAITDGKINRVKGQFRMMTPTVCLNLSNNALIEVENNSLTRLAQLTTLDLSYNNLTHLPALNTMNGREFWLDISGTNTLWCHDIYQYINKTGEKQINFNHENETVCSASKTWHWFNTTEQVPLKQVRYLSLLQTECPKGDTWQCQCNFRRLDIVEGKPPTLVVNVDCSGIQITELPEKLPRNTIALNVSCNNITALDDLSTNPSYEDIREFYADYNHISSINKLEGSKFLDNYALLSLRYNKIKSLPTYILSPNTHDKSFISSRLVKLGGNELHCDCNTAKYLKVWLQTRILDSDEVLCENVKEKVVDLEPSKMCVYPGDWTDYIYYIIATEVVLLISLIAKVSYDYWIFKTAGYLPWPANKMPKLPCDWLCET, from the exons ATGCAGTGGTTTGCCATAATGATGTGTTTATATGCTGGTGTAGCAAGTGCAAGGACAGAAGAAGATCAACAAACATCCTCTTCAACTTCAATTATTGGGATATCTGATGGTCTTTTAGAACAATGCTTTTATCGGCAATCCAGTGAATGTCCTGATGTTAAAACAACTCGATGTTCTTGTAAGAAAATTGTTGTAGCCCATAATAATCCTGAGGGCAATGCTGTACTTTGTTGCAACTTGGATGTTCAGAACTTTGATTCGGAACTTTCCTGTGCag GATTTCCATCAAACatatcatacatacatataagaaATGCAACATTGGATATATTCAATGTAAGTGAAATTCGGTGGAGAAGGCTAAAGTCACTTGCAATTACCGATGGTAAAATTAATAGAGTGAAGGGACAGTTTCGAATGATGACACCAACAGTTTGCTTGAATCTTTCAAACAATGCTCTCATCGAAGTAGAGAATAATTCACTTACTCGATTAGCTCAACTCACTACTTTGGATTTGTCTTATAATAATCTCACACATTTACCAGCCTTAAATACAATGAATGGCCGAGAATTTTGGCTTGATATTTCAG GAACAAATACACTTTGGTGTCATGACATTTaccaatatattaataaaacaggagaaaagcaaattaatttcaatcatgAAAATGAAACTGTATGTTCAGCTAGTAAGACTTGGCATTGGTTCAACACTACAGAACAAGTTCCATTGAAACAAGTTCGATATCTTAGTTTG TTGCAAACAGAATGTCCAAAAGGTGATACATGGCAATGTCAATGCAACTTCAGAAGATTGGATATTGTCGAAGGTAAACCACCGACTTTAGTGGTAAATGTAGATTGTAGCGGAATTCAAATTACCGAATTACCTGAAAAATTACCTCGCAATACTATAGCCCTGAATGTATCATGTAATAAT aTCACTGCATTAGATGATCTGAGTACCAATCCATCTTATGAAGATATAAGAGAGTTTTATGCAGACTACAATCATATATCGtctataaataaattagaaggGTCCAAATTTTTAGATAATTATGCTTTACTTAGTTTacgatacaataaaattaaatct CTTCCAACATACATTTTAAGTCCTAATACTCATGACAAAAGTTTTATCAGTTCGCGATTAGTAAAGCTTGGAGGAAATGAATTACATTGTGATTGTAACACGGCCAAGTACCTAAAg GTATGGTTACAAACTCGCATATTAGATTCCGATGAAGTATTGTGCGAAAATGTAAAGGAAAAAGTTGTTGACTTAGAACCTTCAAAAATGTGCGTTTATCCTGGTGATTGGAcagattatatttattatattattgctaCAGAAGTCGTGCTATTGATAAGCTTGATAGCTAAAGTATCTTATGATTATTGGATTTTTAAAACGGCAGGTTACCTTCCATGGCCAGCAAATAAAATGCCTAAACTACCTTGTGATTGGCTATGTGAaacctaa
- the LOC100649451 gene encoding probable ATP-dependent RNA helicase DDX52 isoform X2 — MDAYELFRKLSTGVKFDKKRFQVDAERFQLVSKQSENGDNDDKMNIKAFDNINHSTLCEKRKYDEVEKETENINDLILLDGMSIPQNKNKKCKVALTEEKRLKLEKEKINQFRNHHHISVTGNCIPKPISEFDELSTTYNISKKLIHNITNCGYKCPTPIQMQAIPVMLQGRNVLACAPTGSGKTAAFLLPIIHYLGGPEKKGFRTVILSPTRELAKQTYRECLRLSEGYNFRVHIISKVNQALNKYGLKSSQKFDILITTPKRIIYLLNQDPPAISFSNVEWLIVDEVDKLFEDGTRCFRDQLETISKSCTNENLHKAMFSATNTPIVTKWCRRNLKGLITVTVGHRNAATDLVEQELLFVGAERGKLVALRNIIQKGVLPPVLVFVQSKERAQELFNELIYDGVNVDVIHADRTQTQRDNVVRCFREGKIWVLICTELMARGIDFKGVNLVINYDFPPSAISYVHRIGRTGRAGHKGKAITFFTVQDTTNLRSF; from the exons ATGGATGCATATGAACTATTTCGAAAACTTTCTACTGgtgtaaaatttgataaaaagcgTTTTCAAGTTGATGCAGAAAGATTTCAG CTTGTCAGCAAACAATCTGAAAATGGAGATAATGATGATAAAATGAACATTAAAGCCTTTGATAATATAAATCATTCAACATTAtgtgagaaaagaaaatatgatgAGGTCGAGAAAGAAACTGAAAACATTAATGACTTGATATTACTTGATGGAATGTCTATTcctcaaaataaaaataagaagtgTAAAGTAGCCTTAACTGAAGAAAAACGGTTAaagttagaaaaagaaaag ATTAATCAATTTCGTAATCATCATCACATAAGTGTCACAGGCAATTGTATACCTAAACCTATCTCAGAATTTGATGAACTATCAACAACTTACAATATAtctaaaaaattaatacataatattacaaattgtGGTTATAAATGTCCGACTCCAATTCAAATGCAGGCTATACCTGTCATGCTGCAA GGTAGAAATGTACTAGCTTGTGCCCCAACTGGATCTGGAAAAACAGCTGCATTTCTGTTACCTATAATTCATTATTTAGGTGGACCAGAAAAGAAAGGATTTAGAACTGTTATATTAAGTCCAACAAGAGAATTAGCAAAACAAACATATAGAGAATGTTTACGTCTTAGTGAAGGTTACAATTTTAGAGTTCATATTATAAGTAAAGTGAATCAAGCATTAAACAAATATGGACTTAAAAGTTCACAGAAATTTG atATATTAATCACTACACCAAAAAGAATAATATACCTGTTGAATCAGGATCCACCAGCTATTTCCTTTAgcaa tgTTGAATGGTTAATTGTGGATGAAGTAGATAAACTCTTTGAGGATGGGACAAGGTGCTTCAGAGACCAGCTAGAAACAATTTCAAAGTCATGTACAAATGAAAACTTACATAAAGCAATGTTTAGTGCAACCAATACTCCTATAGTGACCAAATGGTGTAGACGTAATCTGAAAGGTCTTATAACAGTTACTGTTGGACACAg AAATGCTGCAACAGACTTAGTAGAACAAGAATTGTTATTTGTTGGGGCAGAGAGAGGAAAACTTGTGGCacttagaaatattattcaaaag GGAGTATTACCACCTGTACTAGTATTTGTGCAAAGCAAGGAAAGAGCACAAGAATTATTTAACGAACTTATATATGATGGAGTCAATGTTGATGTTATTCACGCTGATAGAACACAAACGCAG CGAGACAATGTCGTTCGTTGTTTTAGAGAAGGAAAAATATGGGTATTAATATGTACAGAATTAATGGCAAGAGGTATTGATTTCAAAGGTGTAAATCTTGTTATTAATTACGATTTTCCACCATCTGCTATTTCTTATGTTCATAGAATTG GTCGCACTGGTAGAGCTGGACATAAAGGAAAAGCAATTACTTTTTTTACTGTACAAGATACTACAAATTTGAGGAG tttttaa
- the LOC100649331 gene encoding protein halfway isoform X1, with product MFELCSRDQLDLQMQWFAIMMCLYAGVASARTEEDQQTSSSTSIIGISDGLLEQCFYRQSSECPDVKTTRCSCKKIVVAHNNPEGNAVLCCNLDVQNFDSELSCAGFPSNISYIHIRNATLDIFNVSEIRWRRLKSLAITDGKINRVKGQFRMMTPTVCLNLSNNALIEVENNSLTRLAQLTTLDLSYNNLTHLPALNTMNGREFWLDISGTNTLWCHDIYQYINKTGEKQINFNHENETVCSASKTWHWFNTTEQVPLKQVRYLSLLQTECPKGDTWQCQCNFRRLDIVEGKPPTLVVNVDCSGIQITELPEKLPRNTIALNVSCNNITALDDLSTNPSYEDIREFYADYNHISSINKLEGSKFLDNYALLSLRYNKIKSLPTYILSPNTHDKSFISSRLVKLGGNELHCDCNTAKYLKVWLQTRILDSDEVLCENVKEKVVDLEPSKMCVYPGDWTDYIYYIIATEVVLLISLIAKVSYDYWIFKTAGYLPWPANKMPKLPCDWLCET from the exons ATGTTCGAGCTATGTTCGAGA gATCAATTGGATTTGCAGATGCAGTGGTTTGCCATAATGATGTGTTTATATGCTGGTGTAGCAAGTGCAAGGACAGAAGAAGATCAACAAACATCCTCTTCAACTTCAATTATTGGGATATCTGATGGTCTTTTAGAACAATGCTTTTATCGGCAATCCAGTGAATGTCCTGATGTTAAAACAACTCGATGTTCTTGTAAGAAAATTGTTGTAGCCCATAATAATCCTGAGGGCAATGCTGTACTTTGTTGCAACTTGGATGTTCAGAACTTTGATTCGGAACTTTCCTGTGCag GATTTCCATCAAACatatcatacatacatataagaaATGCAACATTGGATATATTCAATGTAAGTGAAATTCGGTGGAGAAGGCTAAAGTCACTTGCAATTACCGATGGTAAAATTAATAGAGTGAAGGGACAGTTTCGAATGATGACACCAACAGTTTGCTTGAATCTTTCAAACAATGCTCTCATCGAAGTAGAGAATAATTCACTTACTCGATTAGCTCAACTCACTACTTTGGATTTGTCTTATAATAATCTCACACATTTACCAGCCTTAAATACAATGAATGGCCGAGAATTTTGGCTTGATATTTCAG GAACAAATACACTTTGGTGTCATGACATTTaccaatatattaataaaacaggagaaaagcaaattaatttcaatcatgAAAATGAAACTGTATGTTCAGCTAGTAAGACTTGGCATTGGTTCAACACTACAGAACAAGTTCCATTGAAACAAGTTCGATATCTTAGTTTG TTGCAAACAGAATGTCCAAAAGGTGATACATGGCAATGTCAATGCAACTTCAGAAGATTGGATATTGTCGAAGGTAAACCACCGACTTTAGTGGTAAATGTAGATTGTAGCGGAATTCAAATTACCGAATTACCTGAAAAATTACCTCGCAATACTATAGCCCTGAATGTATCATGTAATAAT aTCACTGCATTAGATGATCTGAGTACCAATCCATCTTATGAAGATATAAGAGAGTTTTATGCAGACTACAATCATATATCGtctataaataaattagaaggGTCCAAATTTTTAGATAATTATGCTTTACTTAGTTTacgatacaataaaattaaatct CTTCCAACATACATTTTAAGTCCTAATACTCATGACAAAAGTTTTATCAGTTCGCGATTAGTAAAGCTTGGAGGAAATGAATTACATTGTGATTGTAACACGGCCAAGTACCTAAAg GTATGGTTACAAACTCGCATATTAGATTCCGATGAAGTATTGTGCGAAAATGTAAAGGAAAAAGTTGTTGACTTAGAACCTTCAAAAATGTGCGTTTATCCTGGTGATTGGAcagattatatttattatattattgctaCAGAAGTCGTGCTATTGATAAGCTTGATAGCTAAAGTATCTTATGATTATTGGATTTTTAAAACGGCAGGTTACCTTCCATGGCCAGCAAATAAAATGCCTAAACTACCTTGTGATTGGCTATGTGAaacctaa
- the LOC100649331 gene encoding protein halfway isoform X4: MKMQWFAIMMCLYAGVASARTEEDQQTSSSTSIIGISDGLLEQCFYRQSSECPDVKTTRCSCKKIVVAHNNPEGNAVLCCNLDVQNFDSELSCAGFPSNISYIHIRNATLDIFNVSEIRWRRLKSLAITDGKINRVKGQFRMMTPTVCLNLSNNALIEVENNSLTRLAQLTTLDLSYNNLTHLPALNTMNGREFWLDISGTNTLWCHDIYQYINKTGEKQINFNHENETVCSASKTWHWFNTTEQVPLKQVRYLSLLQTECPKGDTWQCQCNFRRLDIVEGKPPTLVVNVDCSGIQITELPEKLPRNTIALNVSCNNITALDDLSTNPSYEDIREFYADYNHISSINKLEGSKFLDNYALLSLRYNKIKSLPTYILSPNTHDKSFISSRLVKLGGNELHCDCNTAKYLKVWLQTRILDSDEVLCENVKEKVVDLEPSKMCVYPGDWTDYIYYIIATEVVLLISLIAKVSYDYWIFKTAGYLPWPANKMPKLPCDWLCET; the protein is encoded by the exons ATGAAG ATGCAGTGGTTTGCCATAATGATGTGTTTATATGCTGGTGTAGCAAGTGCAAGGACAGAAGAAGATCAACAAACATCCTCTTCAACTTCAATTATTGGGATATCTGATGGTCTTTTAGAACAATGCTTTTATCGGCAATCCAGTGAATGTCCTGATGTTAAAACAACTCGATGTTCTTGTAAGAAAATTGTTGTAGCCCATAATAATCCTGAGGGCAATGCTGTACTTTGTTGCAACTTGGATGTTCAGAACTTTGATTCGGAACTTTCCTGTGCag GATTTCCATCAAACatatcatacatacatataagaaATGCAACATTGGATATATTCAATGTAAGTGAAATTCGGTGGAGAAGGCTAAAGTCACTTGCAATTACCGATGGTAAAATTAATAGAGTGAAGGGACAGTTTCGAATGATGACACCAACAGTTTGCTTGAATCTTTCAAACAATGCTCTCATCGAAGTAGAGAATAATTCACTTACTCGATTAGCTCAACTCACTACTTTGGATTTGTCTTATAATAATCTCACACATTTACCAGCCTTAAATACAATGAATGGCCGAGAATTTTGGCTTGATATTTCAG GAACAAATACACTTTGGTGTCATGACATTTaccaatatattaataaaacaggagaaaagcaaattaatttcaatcatgAAAATGAAACTGTATGTTCAGCTAGTAAGACTTGGCATTGGTTCAACACTACAGAACAAGTTCCATTGAAACAAGTTCGATATCTTAGTTTG TTGCAAACAGAATGTCCAAAAGGTGATACATGGCAATGTCAATGCAACTTCAGAAGATTGGATATTGTCGAAGGTAAACCACCGACTTTAGTGGTAAATGTAGATTGTAGCGGAATTCAAATTACCGAATTACCTGAAAAATTACCTCGCAATACTATAGCCCTGAATGTATCATGTAATAAT aTCACTGCATTAGATGATCTGAGTACCAATCCATCTTATGAAGATATAAGAGAGTTTTATGCAGACTACAATCATATATCGtctataaataaattagaaggGTCCAAATTTTTAGATAATTATGCTTTACTTAGTTTacgatacaataaaattaaatct CTTCCAACATACATTTTAAGTCCTAATACTCATGACAAAAGTTTTATCAGTTCGCGATTAGTAAAGCTTGGAGGAAATGAATTACATTGTGATTGTAACACGGCCAAGTACCTAAAg GTATGGTTACAAACTCGCATATTAGATTCCGATGAAGTATTGTGCGAAAATGTAAAGGAAAAAGTTGTTGACTTAGAACCTTCAAAAATGTGCGTTTATCCTGGTGATTGGAcagattatatttattatattattgctaCAGAAGTCGTGCTATTGATAAGCTTGATAGCTAAAGTATCTTATGATTATTGGATTTTTAAAACGGCAGGTTACCTTCCATGGCCAGCAAATAAAATGCCTAAACTACCTTGTGATTGGCTATGTGAaacctaa